The Chryseolinea soli nucleotide sequence GCGGGCCAGGTCGTTGGTCATGCGCTTTCCCCAGTGCATGGGCATGAAGACCACGCCGGGTTTTATTTCTTCTGTGATCTTGGCACATACGCGCGCTTCCCCATGTTCATTTTTGATCACCACCGGATCGCCTTCGCGGATGTTACGCGCCGCGGCGTCAAAGGGATGGATCTCCAGGAAAGGTTTGTCGATGTGTTGACGCAGGCGGTTCACTTTTCCCGTCTTGGTCATCGTGTGCCATTGATCGCGGATGCGGCCCGAAGTGAGGATGAGCGGATGCGTCGCGGTCGGCGGGTCCGACAAATTTTGTGGTGCATCCAGGGTGAAGAATTTTGCTTTTTTGGATGGCGTATAAAAACGGTGATCTGTAAAAAGACGTGCCGTACCTCCATGTGTTTCATCGGGCACCGGCCATTGCAAGGTGCCTTCGGTTTGCAGCCGTTCATAAGACAGCCCGCTGATGTCAATGTTCGTTCCCTGGGTTAGCCTGGCGTGCTCGGCAAATATTTCCGCCGGCGATGCAAAGTCGAAACCATGAAATCCCATCGCCTTGGCAAACGTGCAAAGGATCTCGCTGTCGGGACGAGCCTCGCCGGGTGGGTCTACAATTTTGCGCAGGTGACTGATGCGTCGCTCGGAGTTGGTCATCGTCCCCTCCTTTTCAAAATGGCCTGCCGCGGGAAGGATCAGGTCGGCGTAAGCAACGGTATCCGAAAGTCTTGAGATGTCTTGCACCACCACGAAGCGCGCGTTCTTCAGCGCCGCTTCGGCGCGTTTCAAGTCGGGCAAACTCACCAGCGGGTTGGTGCATATGATCCACACCGCTTTGAGGTCGCCGCGTTCCAGGGCTTCGATCATTTGCGTGGCGGTGTAGCCGGGTTTGTCCGAGATGGAATCTACGCCCCAGAATTCAGCCACTTCTTTCCGGTGCTGCGGGTTGGCAATCGTCCGGTGTGCCGCCAACATTGTCGCGAGACCTCCTACTTCGCGTCCACCCATGGCGTTGGGTTGGCCGGTGAGGGAAAATGGTCCGGAGCCGGGTTTGCCGATGTGGCCCGTGATGAGGTTTAGGCTGATCAGTGAAAAATTCTTTTTTACGCCGATCACGCTTTGGTTCAATCCCATCGCCCACAGCGTCAGAAATCCTTTCGAGGCCGCAATGTAAGAGGCCGCCAGCCGGATGTCGCTCTCTTTCACGTCGCAGTGGCGTGCGGCTTCAGCCACGGTGTATTGGAAAACCGACGCGCGATATTCTTCGAAGCCCTCGGTGTGTTGGTTGATGAAGTCGTAGTCCACATCGCCGTTCTCGATGAGCACGCGGGCGATGGCGTTGTACAGATAGATGTCGGTCCCGGGAAGAAGCTGCAAATGCAAATCGGCGTTGGCGCAGGTTTGGGTCTTGCGCGGGTCCACGATGATCAGCTTCACGTCGGGGTTGGCTTGCTTGTGCGCTTCGATGCGCCGGAACAGGATGGGGTGGCACCAGGCCGGGTTGGCACCGGCGATGAGAAAACAATCGGCGAGTTCCACGTCGGCGTAAGAGACCGGAACGGCGTCCTCGCCCAGCATGTTGGTGTAGCCGGCCACGGCGCTGCTCATGCACAAGCGTGAGTTGGTGTCGATGTTGTTGGTGCCCAGAAATCCTTTCACCAGTTTGTTGGCCACGTAATACTCCTCCGTGAGGCACTGTCCTGAAACATAAAAGCCTACGGAGTTGGGTCCGTAGGTTTTGATGAGCGAAGAGAACACCGCGGCCGCGCG carries:
- a CDS encoding nitrate reductase is translated as MHDTKNTYKTTCSYCGVGCGIVVKKGRHDNLTLEGDKDHPVNRGMLCSKGMNLHHAMHDQRDRLLYPEMRKSRHHPMERVSWDTAMQRAAAVFSSLIKTYGPNSVGFYVSGQCLTEEYYVANKLVKGFLGTNNIDTNSRLCMSSAVAGYTNMLGEDAVPVSYADVELADCFLIAGANPAWCHPILFRRIEAHKQANPDVKLIIVDPRKTQTCANADLHLQLLPGTDIYLYNAIARVLIENGDVDYDFINQHTEGFEEYRASVFQYTVAEAARHCDVKESDIRLAASYIAASKGFLTLWAMGLNQSVIGVKKNFSLISLNLITGHIGKPGSGPFSLTGQPNAMGGREVGGLATMLAAHRTIANPQHRKEVAEFWGVDSISDKPGYTATQMIEALERGDLKAVWIICTNPLVSLPDLKRAEAALKNARFVVVQDISRLSDTVAYADLILPAAGHFEKEGTMTNSERRISHLRKIVDPPGEARPDSEILCTFAKAMGFHGFDFASPAEIFAEHARLTQGTNIDISGLSYERLQTEGTLQWPVPDETHGGTARLFTDHRFYTPSKKAKFFTLDAPQNLSDPPTATHPLILTSGRIRDQWHTMTKTGKVNRLRQHIDKPFLEIHPFDAAARNIREGDPVVIKNEHGEARVCAKITEEIKPGVVFMPMHWGKRMTNDLARANNVTSSRVDPISKEPDFKFSAVEVYAYRRPAEKILVVGAGAAAYRFICTYRSLNVEDEITVISKEKYPFYNRVLLPEYVNEHLPWERLQKFQDGEFEALNVRLQLENEIVAINRKEKFAVDRFGERHAYDKLILATGTRAHVPNDAPVKLPGVFTMRTRPDADRLKAHLKPKGHVLIVGGGLLGLELAVSLREIDISVSILQLSSRLMERQVDQIAGELLLEFIEESGIVVYMNDQVQSVLFDEATEMLVPQLRSGKEVHVNAIVYAVGTRPNIEFAQEAGIESGRGIIVNDYLQTSDPDIFAIGEIAEHRGKTLGITSAAEKQADVLARFLYGDAQSEYDGAVPMNILKLSGLDLCSIGLSDIPANEKDYDEILFIDKSMRYYKKCIIKDDRLVGAILIGDKSEFAEFKSLIENGTELSERRMQLLRSGKAVEPVLGKLVCSCNQVGAGNLEALIRGGCTSLGDLCKQSGAGLGCGSCKPEIAQMLKTAKVSA